Proteins encoded within one genomic window of Triticum aestivum cultivar Chinese Spring chromosome 2D, IWGSC CS RefSeq v2.1, whole genome shotgun sequence:
- the LOC123052914 gene encoding uncharacterized protein isoform X1 gives MVKSQKRKLYMGQILLNYAKRSKHEILPPGEEMAERPRWQERQQLARLCDLVADSLLPHLESEPLATRRPQLTREEERRILVALSRVNKAIRGWDDDEVDDGEQGCASEQIVSCSEEAHSCCLPPDHHFDDGFSCLANIISIVVGLLHLCSDYIKHSAGNILMAISNSLMKFEAVWIQFVELVWAAIHTVSTCAHNHSTINATKDSVGCSSAAESISHDTTTKSTSITSFIAVLKLRCVNTSRQIMTCLFRVLHIILKLLKLNDSEMKDDFICLSIHHIQKLHWDPGYQLNAGKVVSIVTDDRHSLSKDAAQFGIVSGSLLQLFCSLFEQSDTEDTDRRDIFVKLADAIPRLATFLQEQQDIPKSLSQYSKHKILMLMIRLKPHIQQNCSHIVCLLKLLRGHFQSPLHEPMFQHSTKLENCLEGSPFLLSGVSLGELQDKSTRHLQRQAMYLFLSCSIVLACSGDDSRLKCSCKRDQCCHKGQGCTDNCNYFGLSEISVWFQRCCLDKILDSKSSTDIVLCFLQLYMEEDDMLFIILLQLLDAPLISLAIDKMETKWTSELIGAKLFSIVFDPVHIFHQWLSLLHYDHLVLVDYLISKDVGVHCAQYLLRCLRLVSGCWDAFVDDSVYEAQIQKFNCKRQRTLKNINSFTGSSMGGTKLGSSHDKENKSKKQLFLSAKVCLLSLKRTLEDLHKKDLFPYNPKPLLKSLSRFEELCAQY, from the exons ATGGTCAAATCTCAAAAAAGAAAATTATACATGGGTCAGATCCTGTTAAACTACGCCAAAAGGTCAAAACACGAAATCTTGCCACCCGGCGAGGAAATGGCAGAGCGGCCGCGGTGGCAGGAGAGGCAGCAGCTCGCGCGCCTCTGCGACCTCGTCGCCGactccctcctcccccacctc GAATCCGAACCGCTGGCGACGCGGCGGCCGCAGCTCACTCGGGAGGAAGAGCGGCGCATACTCGTCGCGCTCTCCCGG GTAAACAAGGCAATTCGAGGATGGGACGACGACGAGGTGGATGATGGGGAGCAAGGGTGCGCATCGGAGCAG ATTGTTTCGTGTTCGGAAGAAGCTCACAGTTGCTGTTTGCCACCTGACCATCATTTTGATGATGGGTTTAGCTGCCTGGCCAATATTATCTCCATAGTG GTTGGCTTACTTCATCTATGTAGTGATTATATTAAGCACTCAGCTGGGAATATCTTGATGGCCATCTCTAATTCCCTAATGAAGTTT GAAGCCGTTTGGATTCAGTTTGTTGAGCTGGTCTGGGCAGCTATACACACGGTATCAACATGCGCTCATAACCATTCTACAATTAATGCCACCAAAGATTCTGTTGGTTGTTCATCTGCTGCCGAAAGCATAAGTCACGACACTACGACTAAAAGCACCAGTATTACAAGCTTTATAGCAGTACTCAAACTACGATGTGTCAATACCAGTAGGCAGATAATGACTTGCCTCTTTCGAGTACTACACATTATTCTGAAGCTTCTGAAACTCAATGACTCTGAAATGAAAGATGACTTCATTTGCCTGTCCATTCATCATATTCAGAAGTTACATTGGGATCCTGGTTACCAACTCAATGCCGGGAAAGTTGTAAGCATTGTCACGGATGACCGACATAGTTTGAGTAAAGATGCTGCACAGTTTGGAATTGTGTCAGGGAGTCTCCTCCAGCTCTTCTGCTCTTTATTTGAGCAAAGTGACACAGAAGACACAGACCGACGAGATATATTTGTGAAACTTGCAGATGCCATTCCTAGATTAGCAACTTTCTTACAAGAGCAACAGGATATCCCAAAAAGTCTCTCTCAGTATTCAAAGCACAAAATATTG ATGTTAATGATAAGGCTTAAGCCTCACATACAGCAGAACTGCTCACATATTGTTTGTTTGCTGAAATTACTTCGAGGCCACTTTCAGAGTCCACTCCATGAACCTATGTTCCAACATAGCACTAAACTGGAGAACTGTTTAGAAGGATCCCCATTTTTGTTAAGTGGTGTAAGTTTGGGCGAGCTTCAGGATAAATCTACTCGGCACTTACAAAGGCAGGCTATGTATTTGTTTCTTAGTTGTTCGATAGTCTTGGCTTGCAGTGGAGATGATAGTAGACTGAAATGTTCATGTAAGAGAGATCAATGTTGTCACAAGGGGCAAGGCTGCACTGATAATTGCAACTATTTTGGCTTATCAGAAATCTCAGTTTGGTTTCAGAGATGTTGCTTAGACAAGATTTTGGACTCAAAATCATCAACAGACATTGTTTTATGCTTTCTGCAGTTATATATGGAGGAG GACGATATGTTATTCATCATTCTCTTGCAGCTTTTGGATGCTCCACTTATTTCGTTGGCAAT AGATAAGATGGAAACTAAATGGACGTCTGAACTGATTGGTGCCAAACTGTTCTCCATAGTTTTTGACCCAGTTCATATTTTTCATCAATGGCTTTCATTG TTGCACTATGATCACTTGGTACTTGTTGATTATCTCATATCTAAAGATGTAGGTGTGCATTGTGCCCAGTATCTATTAAG GTGCTTACGACTGGTATCCGGGTGTTGGGATGCTTTTGTCGATGATTCAGTTTACGAGGCACAAATACAAAAATTCAACTGTAAAAGGCAAAGAACCTTGAAAAATATAAATAGTTTCACTGGCAGTTCAATGGGAGGCACTAAGTTAGGTTCCTCTCATGACAAGGAAAATAAGAGCAAAAAACAGCTTTTCCTGAGTGCTAAAGTATGTCTCCTTTCGTTAAAGCGAACTTTGGAAGATCTTCATAAGAAAGATTTATTCCCTTACAATCCAAAGCCTCTGCTTAAAAG CTTGTCCAGATTTGAGGAGCTCTGTGCGCAGTACTGA
- the LOC123052914 gene encoding uncharacterized protein isoform X2, with product MLPHPFQVGLLHLCSDYIKHSAGNILMAISNSLMKFEAVWIQFVELVWAAIHTVSTCAHNHSTINATKDSVGCSSAAESISHDTTTKSTSITSFIAVLKLRCVNTSRQIMTCLFRVLHIILKLLKLNDSEMKDDFICLSIHHIQKLHWDPGYQLNAGKVVSIVTDDRHSLSKDAAQFGIVSGSLLQLFCSLFEQSDTEDTDRRDIFVKLADAIPRLATFLQEQQDIPKSLSQYSKHKILMLMIRLKPHIQQNCSHIVCLLKLLRGHFQSPLHEPMFQHSTKLENCLEGSPFLLSGVSLGELQDKSTRHLQRQAMYLFLSCSIVLACSGDDSRLKCSCKRDQCCHKGQGCTDNCNYFGLSEISVWFQRCCLDKILDSKSSTDIVLCFLQLYMEEDDMLFIILLQLLDAPLISLAIDKMETKWTSELIGAKLFSIVFDPVHIFHQWLSLLHYDHLVLVDYLISKDVGVHCAQYLLRCLRLVSGCWDAFVDDSVYEAQIQKFNCKRQRTLKNINSFTGSSMGGTKLGSSHDKENKSKKQLFLSAKVCLLSLKRTLEDLHKKDLFPYNPKPLLKSLSRFEELCAQY from the exons ATGTTACCCCATCCTTTTCAGGTTGGCTTACTTCATCTATGTAGTGATTATATTAAGCACTCAGCTGGGAATATCTTGATGGCCATCTCTAATTCCCTAATGAAGTTT GAAGCCGTTTGGATTCAGTTTGTTGAGCTGGTCTGGGCAGCTATACACACGGTATCAACATGCGCTCATAACCATTCTACAATTAATGCCACCAAAGATTCTGTTGGTTGTTCATCTGCTGCCGAAAGCATAAGTCACGACACTACGACTAAAAGCACCAGTATTACAAGCTTTATAGCAGTACTCAAACTACGATGTGTCAATACCAGTAGGCAGATAATGACTTGCCTCTTTCGAGTACTACACATTATTCTGAAGCTTCTGAAACTCAATGACTCTGAAATGAAAGATGACTTCATTTGCCTGTCCATTCATCATATTCAGAAGTTACATTGGGATCCTGGTTACCAACTCAATGCCGGGAAAGTTGTAAGCATTGTCACGGATGACCGACATAGTTTGAGTAAAGATGCTGCACAGTTTGGAATTGTGTCAGGGAGTCTCCTCCAGCTCTTCTGCTCTTTATTTGAGCAAAGTGACACAGAAGACACAGACCGACGAGATATATTTGTGAAACTTGCAGATGCCATTCCTAGATTAGCAACTTTCTTACAAGAGCAACAGGATATCCCAAAAAGTCTCTCTCAGTATTCAAAGCACAAAATATTG ATGTTAATGATAAGGCTTAAGCCTCACATACAGCAGAACTGCTCACATATTGTTTGTTTGCTGAAATTACTTCGAGGCCACTTTCAGAGTCCACTCCATGAACCTATGTTCCAACATAGCACTAAACTGGAGAACTGTTTAGAAGGATCCCCATTTTTGTTAAGTGGTGTAAGTTTGGGCGAGCTTCAGGATAAATCTACTCGGCACTTACAAAGGCAGGCTATGTATTTGTTTCTTAGTTGTTCGATAGTCTTGGCTTGCAGTGGAGATGATAGTAGACTGAAATGTTCATGTAAGAGAGATCAATGTTGTCACAAGGGGCAAGGCTGCACTGATAATTGCAACTATTTTGGCTTATCAGAAATCTCAGTTTGGTTTCAGAGATGTTGCTTAGACAAGATTTTGGACTCAAAATCATCAACAGACATTGTTTTATGCTTTCTGCAGTTATATATGGAGGAG GACGATATGTTATTCATCATTCTCTTGCAGCTTTTGGATGCTCCACTTATTTCGTTGGCAAT AGATAAGATGGAAACTAAATGGACGTCTGAACTGATTGGTGCCAAACTGTTCTCCATAGTTTTTGACCCAGTTCATATTTTTCATCAATGGCTTTCATTG TTGCACTATGATCACTTGGTACTTGTTGATTATCTCATATCTAAAGATGTAGGTGTGCATTGTGCCCAGTATCTATTAAG GTGCTTACGACTGGTATCCGGGTGTTGGGATGCTTTTGTCGATGATTCAGTTTACGAGGCACAAATACAAAAATTCAACTGTAAAAGGCAAAGAACCTTGAAAAATATAAATAGTTTCACTGGCAGTTCAATGGGAGGCACTAAGTTAGGTTCCTCTCATGACAAGGAAAATAAGAGCAAAAAACAGCTTTTCCTGAGTGCTAAAGTATGTCTCCTTTCGTTAAAGCGAACTTTGGAAGATCTTCATAAGAAAGATTTATTCCCTTACAATCCAAAGCCTCTGCTTAAAAG CTTGTCCAGATTTGAGGAGCTCTGTGCGCAGTACTGA